Genomic window (Zestosphaera sp.):
CTAGTAGCTATCTCCTCAAATGCTGTCATGAGGTCGCCGAAGTAGTCTTCAAGCTTCCACCCTACTTCCCTGTAGGCGTCTTCAAGTGATTTACCTAATCTCTGAGCCATCACCTCAAGCATTTTCTCAGCCTTCTGCATTCTCTTAAACTCTATAAGCTTACTCCTCTGCTCACTCTCAGTGACTCTCTTAAGCGAAACGTCTATTTGATTCTTCCTAGTATCAACTCTTATTACCTTAACTACTACTTTCTGATTCTCTCTAAGAACTTCGCGGATGTCCTTAACGTACTTAGAACTGACTTCAGACCACGGCAAGTAAGCTTCTATGCCGCTATACTCGTCTAACTTTAAGTAAGCACCATACTCAAAAATTCTGTTCACAGTACCTATGACTAACTCTCCAGCTGATGGAATCGGTCGCCTCTTTTTAACCAATACACATCCCCTTAACACTAACTAAGTATCTTGACTACATCACCTAGCAACTTAGCTTTAGCACCTGTAGGCTGGACCAACTGAGTACCGCAAATAAGGCATCTTACAGGAAATGAAGCGTGATCAAAAACTATTTGCTCATTACCGCAGGAGGGACACTTAATCTTGAGAAACTTGCTCTTAGGCATAGGTATTAAGACCTTTCTCTTCTTGCTCATGCCTTACTCAACACCTCACCTAACTCTGCTTTCTTTAATCTAATACCTTCTCTGTGGCTAATGTAGCCACACACACTACACTTAAGTTTAAGAACAACCTTCTTAGTTGTTTTAGCAAATCTCTTCTGTTCAGGTTTTCTCTTACTTCCATAACCCACATTCTTTCTATCATATCTTCTCTGACCCTCAGCAAGAGACCTCCTCTTACCTGACTTATAGATCGTTACGGAGTGCTGTGTGTGCTTCTTACACCTCGGGCAGTAGGTATTGAGTGATTTAGGTATCTTCACGTCCTAGCACCTCACTCACTACTAAATCATGTGATTACCAGACAATTTAAGTTTTGCTTAAAGCTCGATACTACGCTTTCGTACTCTTTCTCTCTTCTTCAGCTCTAACCTTAATTATGCCTAAGAACACAGCACAACTAACACAGTAACATTTAGTCACAGGATACCTAGCTATTATAGCCCCCTTCTTCTCTAGCTCGTCAGCCAATTGTGGGTCAACAGGCGAGTACCACCTCGTAACACAAACAGCCTTGTCTTCAGGAACTAGCCTACCACACTGGTCACAGTGGATCAGCTCTACAGAACCCTTACTACCCTTACGCCTACCCCTGCTCTCACGCTTCTTCGGCAAACCCAACACCTATAGCTATTGACTCAAGACTTTATAAATTACTTGAACAGACAGAGACGAGAATATCCTGAGCTGTTATCAAGGCAATATACAGGAGTGAATAGACTTACTCTCCTAGTACTTTCTAGCGTATCTCATGTGAGTCACTGCTCTCTTACCACAGACAGGGCACTTGATCTCACTAGTCTTAACCTCCTCTCTTACTTTGAGGGGGGTCCCTAGAGCCTCTAGGCCGTACTTGCTCGTTATAAAGTCAGCACACTCTTTAAGACCACACCAAGGAACTTCAATCAAGTATTTCTGTTTTTTCAGAGCTTCTTCTAGAGCATTTAAGTCACTCACTTCAGCTACGTGAGTCCTGAACGTGTCCCAAGCCCTCCTACTCAAGTTAGCGTCTATCTCCTTACCCAACTCCCTCAAAGTATCAGGGAGCCTCTCCAGCGGAGTCTTTAATCTAGTTAAAGTATCTCTCCTGAAGATCGTGGCTCTTCCCTCACTAAGCTCTCTAGGGCCTAAGTCAATCCTGAGAGGAACACCCTTAAGTTCCCAATACGCGAACTTTTCGCTCGGAGCCTTCTCCGTGTCTAGGTCTGCGAGAACTCTGAAACCCTCCTTCTTAAGATACTCAGAGA
Coding sequences:
- a CDS encoding 30S ribosomal protein S26e — its product is MPKKRESRGRRKGSKGSVELIHCDQCGRLVPEDKAVCVTRWYSPVDPQLADELEKKGAIIARYPVTKCYCVSCAVFLGIIKVRAEEERKSTKA
- a CDS encoding 50S ribosomal protein L44e — translated: MKIPKSLNTYCPRCKKHTQHSVTIYKSGKRRSLAEGQRRYDRKNVGYGSKRKPEQKRFAKTTKKVVLKLKCSVCGYISHREGIRLKKAELGEVLSKA
- a CDS encoding translation initiation factor IF-2 subunit alpha, which codes for MVKKRRPIPSAGELVIGTVNRIFEYGAYLKLDEYSGIEAYLPWSEVSSKYVKDIREVLRENQKVVVKVIRVDTRKNQIDVSLKRVTESEQRSKLIEFKRMQKAEKMLEVMAQRLGKSLEDAYREVGWKLEDYFGDLMTAFEEIATRGEELLAEIEIPDEWIPVVVEEVKKRIKPKSIRIRNIVTLSTTASDGIDKIKEILESIMNYVKSSGNLSVRIYTVGAPRYAVEVSAEDYKTAEKVLAEALSSARNIASKYGIELISEREKTK
- a CDS encoding 30S ribosomal protein S27e, coding for MSKKRKVLIPMPKSKFLKIKCPSCGNEQIVFDHASFPVRCLICGTQLVQPTGAKAKLLGDVVKILS